A window of Microbacterium sp. BK668 genomic DNA:
CCGAGAGTAGAACATACCTCCGACATCGGGATCGCTCAGTCGGCGCCCCTGGCCATCTCAGCGGGCCCGCCCGCCGGGGCCGGCCCGCCGAGGCCGGCGCACCGAACAGCGACGGGGCGGCGACGCCCTCCCCGCGTCGCCGCCCCGCCTTCTCCCCCAGAGACCTCCGGCTATCCCTGATTCGCGAGATCGCCGTACAGCGTGAAGATCGGCAGGTAGAGCGAGATGACCATGCCGCCGATGATGATGCCGAGGCCGACGATGAGCACGGGCTCGATCGTCGCCGAGAGCTGCGACGTCGCTGTCTCGACCTCGTCCTCGTAGAAGTCGGCGATGGAGGCGAGCATCTCCGAGAGCGTGCCCGACTCCTCTCCGACGGCGACCATCTGCGACACCATCGCCGGGAAGACCCCCGCCTTCGCCAGCGGACCTGAGAACGAGCGCCCCTGCCGCACCGAGTCCTGGATGTCGTGGACGGCCTGCTCGACGGCCCAGTTGTTCGACGCCTGCCCGACGATGGCGAGCGCCTGGATGATCGGCACGCCCGCATCGAGCATCATCGAGAGGTTCCGGCTGAAGCGCGCCACGGCCATCTTGGTGAAGACCTTGCCGAAGATCGGCATCTTGAGCTTGAACGGGTCGAGGACCTTCCGGACGCTCTCCTTGTTGCGGTTGCGCAGCCACCAGATCCATGCGCCACCGACGGCGACGATGAGAAGCGGAAGGATCCACCACATGTTCCGGGAGATGTTCACGAGGATCTGCGTGGGCAGCGGCAGTGACGTGCCGAGCCCCGCGAACATGTTCTCGAACACGGGCACCACGAACGTCACCATCGCCAGCACGCCGATGATCGCGATGATGAGCACGATCGTCGGATAGGTGACGGCGGCGCGGATCTTGTTCTGCAGCTCCGCTTCCTTCTGGTAGTTCTCGGCGAGCGAGTGCATCGCGCGCGCCATGAACCCGCCCGTCTCGCCGACCCGCACGATGCTGATCATGAGCGGAGGGAAGACATCCGGATGCCGCGCCAGGGCCTGCGAGAACGATGACCCGCTCTCGACATCCGCCTGCACCTTGATGAGCGCCGGCTGCAGTCTCTTGTCGTCGGTCTGCTCGATGAGGATCGACAGCGTGCGCATGAGCGGCAGGCCGGCGTTGAGCAGCCCCGCCATCTGGCGGGTGAAGAGCGCGAGCGACTTGGCCTTGACGGTGCCGCCGAAGCCCGGGATCTTGATCTCCCGGCTGAGGCCGGTCTTGGACAGCGCCCTGATCTCGAGCGGCGTCAGGCCCTGCGCGCGCAGCTTGCCGGTCACCGCCGTCTCGCTCGCGGCCTCCATCGAGCCCTTGATGACGCCACCCCCGCGGGGGTCGACCGCGCGGTAGGTGAATTCCTGGACGATCGCCATGGTCAGCTCCCTGCGTACTGACGCTCGCCGGCGTGCATCGACCACGACTCGGCGTCGAGATCGCGGGGCCGCACATGCACGCCGTCGAGGTACTTCGGATCGACCGCGAACATGCGGGCGACGTGGTTGGCGATGACGCCTTCCTCGACGAGTCGCCGCAGATCCTGGTCGAGCGTGTGCATGCCCACCTGCGCGCCCGCCTGCATGGCGGTGTACAGCTGCGCCACCTGCCCCTCGCGGATGAGGTTCGCGACGGCCGG
This region includes:
- a CDS encoding type II secretion system F family protein, with amino-acid sequence MAIVQEFTYRAVDPRGGGVIKGSMEAASETAVTGKLRAQGLTPLEIRALSKTGLSREIKIPGFGGTVKAKSLALFTRQMAGLLNAGLPLMRTLSILIEQTDDKRLQPALIKVQADVESGSSFSQALARHPDVFPPLMISIVRVGETGGFMARAMHSLAENYQKEAELQNKIRAAVTYPTIVLIIAIIGVLAMVTFVVPVFENMFAGLGTSLPLPTQILVNISRNMWWILPLLIVAVGGAWIWWLRNRNKESVRKVLDPFKLKMPIFGKVFTKMAVARFSRNLSMMLDAGVPIIQALAIVGQASNNWAVEQAVHDIQDSVRQGRSFSGPLAKAGVFPAMVSQMVAVGEESGTLSEMLASIADFYEDEVETATSQLSATIEPVLIVGLGIIIGGMVISLYLPIFTLYGDLANQG